In Halovivax gelatinilyticus, the following are encoded in one genomic region:
- a CDS encoding TraB/GumN family protein: MSDVRDDGVPTAPDPPDRDRGEVTVVGTAHVSQESVDEVTETVAEVRPDVVAVELDEGRYRQLKGGTPDDIEAADLLSGNTVFQFLAYWMLSYVQSRLGERFDVEPGADMKAAIESAEQHGLGVALVDRDIQVTMQRFWARLSFGEKAKLIGGLAFGVTNPKTVGLALGATVGALFGLLFAGLFAPWFGLDGALTLGITNETVLQYVGAIGIGIVAGIFLGLLFIPSLDSAVTKSSPLGGFSLRIALGVVLSIGALFALLVTETFVGPISPGALESTGALSIRATIGVLAGIGIGASLGLLFGLAMTPPEEDVESLDEIDIEELTDGDVVSAMMEEFRRFSPGGAQALIDERDAFIAHRLHALRTEGYNVVAVVGAGHRAGIERYLESPETLPSIENISGTDSGRRFSIAKVFGYLLMVGFIAFFGLLLMAGVQDTLLLQLFLAWFLINGIFAFSLARLAGARWTSAGVGGGVAWLTSINPLLAPGWFAGYMELRHRPVNVSDIQVLNDLIDDTERPLGELFSEMLEVPLFRLIMIVAMTNIGSMIATFLFLFGVLPAFGAEMGPSELIGELIQGANNSLDLLRGLLP, translated from the coding sequence ATGAGTGACGTACGCGACGACGGGGTGCCCACCGCACCCGACCCACCGGATCGAGACCGCGGCGAGGTGACGGTGGTCGGCACGGCACACGTCTCGCAGGAGAGCGTCGACGAGGTTACCGAAACGGTCGCGGAGGTGCGACCGGACGTCGTCGCCGTCGAACTGGACGAGGGTCGGTACCGCCAGTTGAAAGGGGGAACGCCAGACGATATCGAAGCAGCGGACTTACTCTCCGGAAACACGGTCTTTCAGTTTCTCGCCTACTGGATGCTATCGTACGTCCAGTCTCGCCTCGGCGAGCGATTCGACGTCGAGCCCGGAGCGGACATGAAGGCGGCGATCGAGTCGGCCGAGCAACACGGTCTCGGCGTCGCGCTGGTCGACCGGGACATCCAGGTCACGATGCAGCGCTTCTGGGCGCGCCTCTCGTTCGGCGAGAAGGCGAAACTGATAGGCGGGCTCGCCTTCGGCGTGACGAATCCGAAGACGGTCGGCCTCGCCCTCGGGGCGACGGTCGGTGCGCTGTTCGGCCTGTTGTTCGCCGGATTGTTCGCACCGTGGTTCGGCCTCGACGGGGCGCTCACGCTCGGAATCACGAACGAAACCGTCCTCCAGTACGTCGGCGCGATCGGAATCGGTATCGTCGCCGGGATTTTTCTCGGACTCCTGTTCATCCCGTCGTTAGACTCCGCGGTGACGAAATCGAGTCCGCTTGGCGGCTTCTCGTTGCGAATCGCACTCGGTGTCGTTCTCAGTATCGGTGCGCTGTTCGCCCTGCTCGTCACCGAGACGTTCGTCGGACCGATTTCACCCGGGGCCCTGGAGAGCACGGGGGCGCTGTCGATCCGCGCCACCATCGGCGTGCTCGCGGGAATCGGTATCGGTGCCAGCCTCGGACTCCTCTTCGGCCTCGCGATGACGCCTCCCGAGGAGGACGTAGAGTCCTTAGACGAGATCGATATCGAGGAACTGACCGACGGCGACGTCGTGTCGGCGATGATGGAGGAGTTCCGACGCTTTAGCCCCGGCGGCGCCCAGGCGTTGATCGACGAGCGCGACGCGTTCATCGCCCACCGCCTTCACGCGCTTCGCACGGAAGGGTACAACGTCGTCGCCGTCGTCGGTGCTGGCCACCGTGCGGGAATCGAGCGATATCTCGAATCGCCGGAGACGCTTCCCTCGATCGAGAACATCTCCGGGACGGATTCTGGTCGTCGATTCTCGATCGCCAAAGTCTTCGGCTACCTGCTGATGGTCGGGTTCATCGCGTTCTTCGGGTTGTTGTTGATGGCCGGGGTCCAGGACACGCTGTTGCTTCAGCTGTTTCTCGCGTGGTTTCTTATCAACGGCATCTTCGCGTTCTCGCTGGCGCGCCTGGCCGGCGCCCGCTGGACCAGCGCGGGCGTCGGCGGCGGCGTCGCCTGGCTGACGAGCATCAATCCGCTGCTCGCCCCGGGCTGGTTCGCGGGGTACATGGAGCTTCGCCACCGGCCGGTCAACGTTAGCGACATTCAGGTGCTAAACGACCTGATCGACGACACGGAGCGGCCGCTCGGCGAACTCTTCTCGGAGATGCTAGAGGTCCCACTGTTTCGGCTCATCATGATCGTCGCCATGACCAACATCGGAAGTATGATCGCCACCTTCTTATTCCTCTTCGGGGTGTTGCCGGCGTTCGGCGCCGAGATGGGACCGAGCGAGTTGATCGGCGAACTGATTCAGGGCGCGAACAATAGCCTCGACCTGCTCCGGGGGCTGTTACCGTGA
- a CDS encoding acyl-CoA thioesterase: protein MTSLMETYIENRELVQPNHTNMLGKTHGGNVMKWMDEVGAMSAMRFAGETCVTARVDSMNFERPIRVGDSALVTAYVYDAGTTSVKTRVTVEREDLRTGESEFTTESYFVYVAIDEDETPTPVPEFDVETERGEELRERALSGERSA, encoded by the coding sequence ATGACCAGTCTGATGGAAACGTACATCGAGAATCGCGAACTCGTCCAGCCGAATCACACCAACATGCTCGGGAAGACGCACGGTGGAAACGTCATGAAATGGATGGACGAGGTAGGCGCGATGTCGGCGATGCGTTTCGCCGGCGAGACCTGCGTGACGGCTCGCGTCGACAGCATGAACTTCGAACGGCCGATCAGAGTCGGCGATTCGGCGCTCGTCACGGCCTACGTCTACGACGCGGGAACCACGAGCGTCAAGACGCGAGTGACGGTCGAACGCGAGGATCTGCGTACCGGCGAGAGCGAGTTCACCACGGAGTCGTACTTCGTCTACGTCGCCATCGACGAGGACGAAACGCCGACGCCCGTTCCGGAATTCGACGTCGAAACGGAGCGAGGCGAAGAGCTCCGCGAGCGAGCACTTAGCGGCGAACGATCGGCGTGA